A window of Coregonus clupeaformis isolate EN_2021a chromosome 28, ASM2061545v1, whole genome shotgun sequence contains these coding sequences:
- the wu:fa56d06 gene encoding uncharacterized protein wu:fa56d06 — protein MLTFTLLLLALSSLHAAPLRDDVVAPPRGRLQDHKVLVFPRSVPVRDHVVAPPRGRLQDRKVLVLPRSVPVEERRQGTEPSRRFIMDLNTGLVKEHISEMDRRVGHMYVPPSVDEFRQGTENSQKTLVDIRSGRIIKPVGEMARSMKLTPQEPMEVPVPVQRRVGGWVRADVLPRSVPVEERRQGTEPSRRFIMDLNTGLVKEHISEMDRRVGHMYVPPSVDEFRQGTENSQKTLVDIRSGRIIKPVGEMARSMKLTPQEPMEVPVPVQRRVGGWVRADVLPRSVPVEERRQGTEPSRRFIMDLNTGLVKEHISEMDRRVGHMYVPPSVDEFRQGTENSQKTLVDIRSGRIIKPVGEMARSMKLTPQEPMEVPVPVQRRVGGWVRADVLPRSVPVEERRQGTEPSRRFIMDLNTGLVKEHISEMDRRVAPVYTPPSVDEYRQGTENSQKTLVDIRSGRIIRPVGQMERSNRLIPQDVRLVEAEVEVRSVPVEERRQGSEPPRRFIMDLNTGLVKKHVSEMDRRVAPDDRLVRAKAETHSETECVGEVIDGHCYQFNPTLMTFSEAESSCSVLSPHGHLASVTNGDLHSRLVSMVTKATKSPVLTWLGGVVKDEQSEWTDGSAWGYSDWMPGHPDTQTDKQACLEMFRIDESWWTAVDCELKRASICSFPMAA, from the exons ATGTTGACGTTTACGTTGCTGCTCCTGGCTTTGTCAA GTCTCCATGCTGCCCCACTGAGGGATGATGTAGTGGCACCCCCTAGAGGTAGGCTTCAGGATCACAAGGTCCTGGTTTTTCCCCGGAGTGTCCCAGTGAGGGATCATGTAGTTGCACCCCCTAGAGGTAGGCTTCAGGATCGCAAGGTCCTGGTTCTGCCCCGGAGTGTCCCAGTGGAGGAGCGCAGACAGGGAACAGAGCCCTCCAGACGCTTCATCATGGACCTGAACACTGGCCTCGTCAAGGAACACATCAGCGAGATGGACAGGAGAGTGGGACACA tgtacGTTCCTCCCTCTGTGGATGAGTTCAGACAGGGAACCGAGAACTCCCAGAAAACTCTGGTGGACATCAGGAGCGGACGCATAATCAAACCTGTTGGAGAGATGGCGAGAAGCATGAAACTGACACCTCagg AGCCTATGGaggtcccagtcccagtccagaGGAGAGTGGGAGGATGGGTGAGGGCTGATGTTCTGCCCCGGAGTGTTCCAGTGGAGGAGCGCAGACAGGGAACAGAGCCCTCCAGACGCTTCATCATGGACCTGAACACCGGCCTCGTCAAGGAACACATCAGTGAGATGGACAGGAGAGTGGGACACA tgtacGTTCCTCCCTCTGTGGATGAGTTCAGACAGGGAACCGAGAACTCCCAGAAAACTCTGGTGGACATCAGGAGCGGACGCATAATCAAACCTGTTGGAGAGATGGCGAGAAGCATGAAACTGACACCTCagg AGCCTATGGaggtcccagtcccagtccagaGGAGAGTGGGAGGATGGGTGAGGGCTGATGTTCTGCCCCGGAGTGTTCCAGTGGAGGAGCGCAGACAGGGAACAGAGCCCTCCAGACGCTTCATCATGGACCTGAACACCGGCCTCGTCAAGGAACACATCAGTGAGATGGACAGGAGAGTGGGACACA tgtacGTTCCTCCCTCTGTGGATGAGTTCAGACAGGGAACCGAGAACTCCCAGAAAACTCTGGTGGACATCAGGAGCGGGCGCATAATCAAACCTGTTGGAGAGATGGCGAGAAGCATGAAACTGACACCTCagg AGCCTATGGaggtcccagtcccagtccagaGGAGAGTGGGAGGATGGGTGAGGGCTGATGTTCTGCCCCGGAGTGTTCCAGTGGAGGAGCGCAGACAGGGAACAGAGCCCTCCAGACGCTTCATCATGGACCTGAACACCGGCCTCGTCAAGGAACACATCAGCGAGATGGACAGGAGAGTGGCACCAG tgtacactCCTCCCTCTGTGGATGAGTACAGACAGGGAACCGAAAACTCCCAGAAAACTCTGGTAGACATCAGGAGCGGACGCATCATCAGGCCTGTTGGACAGATGGAAAGAAGCAATAGACTGATACctcagg ATGTGAGGCTGGTCGAGGCTGAGGTTGAGGTCAGGAGTGTTCCAGTGGAGGAGCGCAGACAGGGATCAGAGCCCCCCAGACGCTTCATCATGGACCTGAACACTGGCCTCGTCAAGAAACACGTCAGTGAAATGGACAGGAGAGTGGCACCAG ATGACAGGCTGGTGAGAGCTAAGGCTGAGACTCACTCAGAGACAGAGTGTGTTGGTGAGGTCATCGATGGCCACTGCTATCAGTTCAACCCCACACTAATGACCTTCAGTGAGGCAGAG tcCTCCTGCAGCGTTCTCTCCCCTCACGGACACCTGGCCTCCGTAACCAACGGCGACCTGCACTCCCGCCTGGTCTCCATGGTGACCAAGGCCACCAAGAGCCCCGTCCTCACCTGGCTAGGTGGAGTCGTGAAG GATGAGCAGTCAGAGTGGACCGACGGGTCCGCCTGGGGCTACAGTGACTGGATGCCCGGtcacccagacacacagacagacaagcaggctTGTCTGGAGATGTTCAGAATTG